From Equus przewalskii isolate Varuska chromosome 7, EquPr2, whole genome shotgun sequence, one genomic window encodes:
- the ST8SIA3 gene encoding alpha-N-acetylneuraminate alpha-2,8-sialyltransferase ST8SIA3, with amino-acid sequence MRNCKMARVASVLGLVMLSVAVLILSLISYVSLKKENIFTIPKYASPGAPRMYAFQAGFRSQFALKFLDPSFVPITNSLTRKLEKKPKWRFNRTAFLHQRQEILQHVDVIKNFSLTKNSVRIGQLMHYDYSSHKYVFSISNSFRSLLPDMSPIVNKHYNICAVVGNSGILTESQCGQEIDKSDFVFRCNFAPTEPFQRDVGRKTNVTTFNPSILEKYYNNLLTIQDRNNFFLSLKKLDGAILWIPAFFFHTSATVTRTLVDFFVEHRGQLKVQLAWPGNIMLHVNRYWKNKHLSPKRLSTGILMYTLASAICEEIHLYGFWPFGQDPNTEEDLPYHYYDKKGTKFTTKWQESHQLPAEFQLLYRMHAQGLTKLTLSHCA; translated from the exons ATGAGAAATTGCAAAATGGCCCGGGTCGCCAGTGTGCTGGGGCTGGTCATGCTCAGCGTCGCAGTGCTGATTTTATCACTCATCAGCTACGTGTCCCTGAAAAAGGAGAACATCTTCACCATTCCCAAGTACGCCAGCCCGGGGGCGCCCCGAATGTACGCGTTCCAGGCGGGATTCCG gtcacagtttgcgCTGAAGTTTCTAGATCCGTCATTTGTGCCCATTACGAATTCTCTGACCCGCAAACTCGAAAAGAAACCTAAGTGGAGATTTAATCGGACAGCGTTTTTACATCAAAG gcaAGAAATTCTTCAGCATGTCgatgtaataaaaaatttttctttgaccAAGAATAGTGTTCGGATTGGACAACTGATGCACTATGATTATTCCAGccataaatatgttttttctatTAGCAATAGCTTCCGATCACTGCTTCCAGATATGTCGCCCATTGTGAATAAGCATTATAATATTTGTGCGGTGGTTGGAAATAGCGGGATCCTGACAGAGAGCCAGTGTGGACAAGAAATAGATAAGTCAGATTTTGTTTTCCGTTGCAATTTCGCCCCTACGGAGCCTTTCCAAAGAGATGTTGGAAGGAAAACCAACGTTACCACCTTCAACCCCAGCATCCTGGAAAAATATTACAACAATCTTTTGACCATTCAGGACCGTAACAACTTTTTCCTCAGTTTAAAAAAGCTCGATGGGGCCATTCTTTGGATCCCTGCGTTTTTCTTCCACACTTCAGCAACTGTTACCAGAACATTAGTTGACTTTTTTGTTGAACACAGAGGTCAGTTAAAGGTCCAACTGGCTTGGCCTGGAAATATAATGCTGCATGTCAACAG GTactggaaaaacaaacatttgtcGCCCAAACGGCTGAGCACAGGTATTCTTATGTACACCCTTGCATCAGCAATATGTGAAGAGATCCACTTGTATGGATTTTGGCCTTTTGGACAGGACCCCAACACAGAGGAAGATCTTCCATACCATTACTATGacaaaaaaggaaccaaatttACCACCAAGTGGCAGGAGTCCCACCAGCTGCCTGCTGAGTTTCAGCTGCTGTACCGAATGCATGCGCAAGGGCTCACCAAGCTGACTCTGTCACACTGTGCCTAA